One Paenibacillus sp. SYP-B4298 genomic window, TAGTTGGTTGCTACTCCATTAAAGCGGTCGATCCAATTCTTCAATCGGCTAGGAAAGCTGCCTGTTCCTCTAATGTACTAGCCCTCTAAGTCGCTCCGTGTTGTCCCCATGTTCTCCTGTAATAGCTTGTCCACCTGTACTGCGGGGGTTCGGAACAGAGTCGATTGCAGCAGCTCCAGCGCTTGCGAGATGTTCTCAAGCTCCTCCACCGTCCAACCGTTCAGGCGCTTGTTCAGCTCCTGCTTCATCTGGTCGAAGGCGCCTTCCATATAGGCCCATCCCGATTGGGACAGCCGGATGTATTGCTTACGACGATCCATAGCATCGCTGTATTTCTCGCATAGTCCCCGCTCCGTGAGCTTGCGCAGCTCGCGGCTGGTGTTGGGCATCGACATGTTCATGCAGTCGCTGATCTGACTCGGGGTCAGTGGCTGTTGGATGGACAGGAAAATCAGAATATCAAATTGCAGAGGGGTAATATCCTCCTTAGGTACAACCTTGGTAAATTCCGATTGC contains:
- a CDS encoding MarR family winged helix-turn-helix transcriptional regulator; the encoded protein is MELKERIFQQTVAFLTSAHNLQSEFTKVVPKEDITPLQFDILIFLSIQQPLTPSQISDCMNMSMPNTSRELRKLTERGLCEKYSDAMDRRKQYIRLSQSGWAYMEGAFDQMKQELNKRLNGWTVEELENISQALELLQSTLFRTPAVQVDKLLQENMGTTRSDLEG